Below is a genomic region from Pseudopipra pipra isolate bDixPip1 chromosome 6, bDixPip1.hap1, whole genome shotgun sequence.
CTGACTGGGGAGAGCTCCCTGGAGATGGGGGATCTGCAACTTCCTCTGCCACTGGAGGATCTTCTCCTGCACTGAGGGCGCTCTTCTGTGCTTCTCCAACACAGGGGGTGTTCCCAGTTGGCACTGCCACAGCATCCCAGGAGTCAAGGGGTGGACACTGGTGGCGGCAGGActcttcctgctgtgctgcttgcTCCTGGGAACACAtcactggaatgggctgggctCCCATTTTTACATCCAGGCTTTCCTTGACCATGTGCATCTTCAGGGATGAGTGAGTTCTGCTGATACCTGCAGCTTCAAGGGAGCAGGGAGAGTGGTCTATGAGGGCTACTCCATCTGGAGTCTGGCAGTTCTCACCGAAGCTCTTGTAGGGATGAAGACTCTGGGAAGAAGTGAGGCTCTCAGAGGACTGGAACCTTGTGGAACTAATGGAAGCTCTTGAAAGGTGCATGCTCTCAGGGGAACGGAGGCCTGTGGAAGGAATGCAGGCTCTTGGAAGGTGGAAGCTCTCAGAGGAATGGAGGCTCTTGGAAGGAATGGAGGCTTTCAGAGGGATGAAGGTTCTCCTATGGCATGGTCTTCTTGTAAGGATGGAGTATCTCTTACAGAATCGAGTTCTTGGCAGGAATGAGGATATTGAAAAGACGGAGGCTTGCCGACGGATGAGGGCTCTTGGAAGGACAGAGGTTCTCCATGGGAGCTGGCTCTTGGAGGAATGGGGGCTCTTGGTGGAACTGGAcgagctgcagcagggcaggtggCCTCGCTCCACCAACTCCTCCAGGTTCTCCCACAACACCTGCCACATCTCAGAATCCAGTGGGAAAGACATCCCATTCCCAACCCACACCAACATGACCAaatcctgcagctcctgggccacTGCCATGCAGGGGGTGCAGCTGGGGCCACAGCCACAGGGGATGTACTCGGGGCTCACAGGAGCATCTGGACGCTGGGGAGCGGTTGCCTGAGCTGTGGAGGAACTGGGAGCCTCCACCGGAGCTAGTTGGCTGCTCGGAGAGCCCCCGGCCTGGCTCCCTGGGTTCTTCGGTGTCCCCAGCACCCGCTGTTGCCAGTGGCCAACGGCCAGCCAGACAGCTGCagtggccagcagcaggaaaaacaaggagagGAGGATGCTGCCATCGCTCATGGCTCCAACACGGCCCATCATGACCACACTGGGAGCCGGGGGGTGGTGGCACTTCTTGTGTAGTGATGTCAGTCCTGTGGGAGAGGACACCTGTGTCATAACATGGCCCTGCCTCACCCCAGTGCTCACCAGGGCTCCATGGGGGAGAAAGGGGCTCCCTGTGGGTACTCGAGGCCCCTCTGGAACAGACTGGATGGAACATTCTCGGCCAAGTAGGACACAGTcatgaggaggagaaggaggatgtTGTCACTGCCTcgctggcagagcatgggacaTGGCTTGTCCCATGGGACACTGAAGAGTCCTTGAGGAGGgcaagtgctgctcagcaacaaccaGACCATCCAGCTGTTATCCTCTCCTGAATCCAAACCCAGTACTGTGCCAGGTACTATGAAGAAAGTATCCCACCAAAAAGCAACACAGCAGCCAGTTCTTCACCCAGCACACCCTGTACCTGCTCATCTCAAAGCTGGACGCCTTCTCCAAAAGGATTCTGTGAGGGACGTGATCAAAACTCCAACTAAAATCCCAAAAAAGAACATGCACTGCCTTCTCATAACACATAAGCCAGGTGACCTTATGGCAgtgggattttttctttccagctgctTTCCCAGAGATTCATCTTGCTCCATCACCTCCTGAAGGGCCAATTGCAGCAATAGATtcatttccctctccctccaaaCTGCTTCCCATCTAACAGATCCCTATGAGCATTCCTTTCTTCCCAGAGATTCATCTTGCTCCATCACCTCCTGAAGGGCCAATTGCAGCAATAGATtcatttccctctccctccaaaCTGCTTCCCATCTAACAGATCCCTATGAGCATTCCTTTCCTGGTTTTTCCTACAAAGCCTTCACTGAATCTTGCAAAGATCTCACCATTCCACCCTCAGATTTTGCAGTAGCCAGCACCTCCATTTGTGCTGCCATGAGGACCAGGATGGGGTTTCTGACATCACATAGGTGTCCCCACCCACAGTTCTGTAACATCACAGAGGTGTCCCCACACACAGGTGGAACCAATTGTGGGTGGaactgcaggagctggtgaAGCGAGGCCACCTGCCCTGCCACAGCTTGTCCAgttcctccagctcctctgggagcCTCCATCCCTCTGAGAGGCTGCTCCCACCAAGAGTCTTCATCCCTTGGAGAGCCTCTGCCCTTCCAAGGAAATCATTCCATCAGAGATCCTCCATCCAGCCAAGAATCTCCCTCTGCTGGAGATCCTCCTTCTTTCTGAGAGCTTCCTTTCCCTCTAAAAGCCTGCATCTTTCCAGAAACCTCCCTTCCTATAAGAGCCTCCATCCTTCCAAAATCCTACAGTCCTCTGAGCATCTTACTTCTTCTGTAAGCATCTGTCTCTCTAGGAGCCTCAGTGAGACCTGCTGGACTCTGGACAAACAAGACCCTGTGGACAGGTCTCCCTGCTCCCTTGGAGCTGTGGGTATCAATAGCAGAACTTGCTCATCCTTGAAGATGCACGTGGCCAggtgtggcagtttgagctacattagaaatctaaaatccaatttttaggcttcccccaccccttctcaacaatttatcctaacaccggagagaaactttcaggccagaggcttctctaggggaagggagaagtatatacatttatttacacaaataaatactatacaaattaaaggcaactatatatatatatatattacattactatcagtcagtcctttcaagcccctcctttaactttagtccaggagcagcctttaaggctgatatgtaacacagtctgccgtgggagtgttctgggctcctgaacatTCCCTCCTCACCAAGTTCCAGCAGATGTTTGTTGtagtctctcctcctcatgaaGTCCGAGAAGAcagctttgagtccttgctctcctgctgctggtgatctCTCCCTCTCGGTGTCCCACCTCGGTTCCtaagctgctgcagtgtagcttATCAAGCGTACATGTCCTGGAATCTTTATTCCTCTAAGTCAGTTTTTGGCTGCCTCCGGTCAGCTTCGACAGGCAACTCCCGAGCCTCTCTTGGCCCATCTCCAATTTCAcctgggattcttctcccaAGCACCCAGCTGATTTTATCAGcccgtccacttggctctgctcaagTGCTGAGCCTCAAAATCCACCCCCCACCAGCCTAAATgcagtgggggggaaaaaagccccctagccttggccacaggcagctcagTTCAGTTATGCACTGTCCCAAGCGTCCCGCAGCTGCGGGGGGGGTATCGATGGGGAGGCATGAACATAATGCTCACAGGTCATTATGGTCGGCAATatgtcaatttattatttaaatcagttaacttttatacagtttagtttgtttaggCCACATGCTTATAATAagatgattggatagctcagtctgtgcacgtGTCTCATGTCCCCAGTTCAttggacctgatgttctgtccacgtgatctgaaatcatccttggcatagaaacgtctttctaattaatctgcttttagggttttactaaatttgcaggtgtttcattatcttcagttCCTGTGCTAGCTGGGATGAATGAAGAGATAAATGAGGAGAGGTCTAGGAAAGCACAGCTTACCAATAGGTGGCTTAGAGGATGGTGCTATCAtcaaaattttgggttttttgatcaTGGGGCAAACTCCATGTTGCCTAGTCTCGTCAAaccagatgggcttcatctataTGGGAAGGGCAAAAGAACTGTAGCCTGTAAGTTGGCAGGGTTAGttaggagggctttaaactaggtttgaagggggaaggggcggCAACTGGGCTCTCCAGAAAAAAGCCTAAGGGTGTAGAGCCTGAGTTGAGAATAAAATCAAtggcccagctgaagtgcatgtacaccaatgcatgcagtatgggaaacaaacaagaggagctggaagccatagtgcagcagcaaaactaTGACATAGTTGCTGTCacagaaacgtggtgggatgacgcacatgactggagtgctgctatggggggctacaagctcttcagaaaggacaggcagggaagaaggggtggaggggtggctttatatgttagagagtctcttgactctgttgaagttgaggtcagcagtgacaaggttgagtgcctgtggaccagaatcagggggaaggccaacaaggctgacatccttgtgggtgtctgttacagaccgcccaaccaggatgatgaaggagatgaattattctacaagcagctggcagatgtctcaaaatctccagcccttgtgcttgtgggtgactttaacctgccggatatctgctgggagcttcatactgcagagaagaggcagtcaaggaggttcctggagtgtatagaggataatttccttcatcaactggtaaatgagcctaccaggggtaaggccccactagacctactgtttacaaacagagaggggctggtggatgatgtagtggttggaggccgcctggggcatagtgaccacgaaataattgaattttcaatcctcagggatgtaaggagagccatcattaaaacctctactctggacttccggagggcagattttggcctattcaaaaaactaattcaaggcataccctgggaaacaacccttaaaggcaagggggtccaggagggatggacatgcttcaagcaggcaattttgagcgcacaggaacaggctataccagtgtgacgaaaggccagccggaggggaagacggccggcttggttaaatagggaggttctaaaagaaatcagggataaaaagaaagtttacagactgtggaaaaaagggctggtcacttatgaagaatttacgaagagagctaggtcatgcaggaaaaaaattagggaaagaaaagtggaatttgaagttaatttggctaattcagttagggataacaaaaagtccttttataaatacattaatagcaaaaggagaggcaaggaaaacctcagttctctgttggactttgagggaaatatagttaacaaagatgaggagaaggctgaggtacttaacacctactttgcctcagtttttagcagtaagacaggtggccctcaggacaactggcctctagagcagatagacagagacagagacctgaatagccctcctgtattccaggaggatgtagttagcgacttactgagccagctggaccccaacaagtctatgggaccagacgggatccatcccagggtgatgagagagctggcagaagagcttgccaaaccgctctccatcatcttccaacagtcctggctctctgggaaggtcccaaatgattggaggttggcgaatgtcaccccaatccacaaaaaaggctgcaagcaggaccctggcaactataggcctgtcagtctgacctcggtgcctggcagggttatggaacagatcatcctgagtgcaatcacacagcaccttcaggatggacaagggattagacccagccagcatgggtttaggaggggcaggtcctgtctgaccaacctgatctctttttacaatcaggtgacccacctggtggatgaggggaaggctgtggatgtggtctatctagacttcagcaaggcctttgacactgtctcccataatatactcctggaaaagctggtagcccatggcttggacaagtataccctctcctggattaggagctggctggagggtcgggcccagagagtgctggtgaatggagctgcatccagctggcggtcggtcaccagtggtgttccc
It encodes:
- the LOC135415442 gene encoding uncharacterized protein LOC135415442, which produces MMGRVGAMSDGSILLSLFFLLLATAAVWLAVGHWQQRVLGTPKNPGSQAGGSPSSQLAPVEAPSSSTAQATAPQRPDAPVSPEYIPCGCGPSCTPCMAVAQELQDLVMLVWVGNGMSFPLDSEMWQVLWENLEELVERGHLPCCSSSSSTKSPHSSKSQLPWRTSVLPRALIRRQASVFSISSFLPRTRFCKRYSILTRRPCHRRTFIPLKASIPSKSLHSSESFHLPRACIPSTGLRSPESMHLSRASISSTRFQSSESLTSSQSLHPYKSFGENCQTPDGVALIDHSPCSLEAAGISRTHSSLKMHMVKESLDVKMGAQPIPVMCSQEQAAQQEESCRHQCPPLDSWDAVAVPTGNTPCVGEAQKSALSAGEDPPVAEEVADPPSPGSSPQSDVEDQDEISVCSLDTSAEHLC